In Rana temporaria chromosome 3, aRanTem1.1, whole genome shotgun sequence, a single window of DNA contains:
- the LOC120930791 gene encoding protein kinase C theta type-like, with product MSIIPADTSPLSLGLESLGVVSPPLSSKSSREEEQGSSAEQTGQTPRKRSSEEIYYSASEELEMFAEQTVQVPRKRSREEEQGSSTEQADQTPRKRSREEEQGSSTEQADQTPRKRSREEEEGSSAEQTGQTPRKRSREEEEGSSAEQTGQTPRKQSKCYTASEDLQSCAERKGEKRRWSQDKECESHLRKRRRSDGGADDGTSEHVAGPTERVAGPTEHKAAPKGHKETNLTPESFIFHEILGSGRFGMVLLATHIDSSMLVAVKIVQKYLLVSFGEDFALCERRSLERVGGSHYCTHAYAAFQTENQFFYVMEYLSGGHLKEANETCDITTLRLITAEFICGLEFIHSRGIIHRDLKLDNILIDGTGHIKIADFGIANLFTPESEMPVQQARDYYMLGLTLSDMAFGTFSNFIPRDHSINYAAYTDFKDLLKKLKDGYRERCKVTFRNIRNHPFFRGLNWEEVEARETRPPFFVRQKGLRHITRQKIPLDVLLNDKNIPDEKQKLYDGFSFESDQWRAIQKLD from the exons ATGTCAATCATCCCAGCTGACACGTCCCCGCTCAGTCTTGGTCTGGAGTCCCTGggtgttgtcagtccacccctgagcaGCAAG AGTAGCAGAGAGGAGGAACAAGGGAGCTCTGCTGAGCAGACAGGCCAGACTCCCAGGAAGAGGAGCAGCGAGGAAATCTATTACAGCGCCAGCGAGGAACTAGAGATGTTTGCAGAGCAGACAGTCCAGGTTcccaggaagaggagcagagaggaggaacAAGGGAgctccactgagcaggcagaccAGACTcccaggaagaggagcagagaggaggaacAAGGGAgctccactgagcaggcagaccAGACTcccaggaagaggagcagagaggaggaagaagggagcTCTGCTGAGCAGACAGGCCAGACTCCCAGGaaaaggagcagagaggaggaagaagggagcTCTGCTGAGCAGACAGGCCAGACTCCCAGGAAGCAAAGCAAATGTTACACAGCCAGTGAGGATCTCCAGAGCTGtgcagagaggaaaggagagaagaggagatggtCCCAGGACAAAGAATGTGAGAGCCatctgaggaagaggaggaggagtgacggaGGAG cAGACGACGGGACGTCAGAACATGTAGCGGGCCCTACAGAACGCGTAGCGGGCCCTACAGAACACAAAGCGGCCCCTAAAGGACACAAAGAGACCAATTTGACTCCGGAGAGTTTCATCTTCCATGAGATACTTGGATCAGGACGCTTTGGGATG GTGCTGTTGGCGACTCACATTGACAGCAGCATGCTGGTGGCCGTGAAGATCGTTCAGAAGTATCTATTAGTTTCATTCGGCGAAGACTTTGCCCTGTGTGAGCGTCGTTCCCTAGAGAGGGTGGGGGGCAGCCATTACTGTACCCACGCCTACGCCGCATTCCAGACGGAG aaccaaTTCTTCTATGTCATGGAATATCTAAGCGGAGGACATCTAAAGGAAGCAAATGAAACATGTGACATCACCACCCTCAGACTGATCACAGCGGAGTTCATATGTGGTTTGGAGTTTATCCACTCCAGAGGTATCATACACAG agaCCTGAAGCTTGACAACATCCTCATAGATGGCACCGGTCACATCAAAATCGCAGACTTCGGAATTGCAAATCTATTCACGCCTGAAAGCGAG ATGCCGGTTCAACAAGCGAGGGATTATTACATGTTGGGGTTAACTTTAAGTGACATGGCCTTCGGtactttttcaaacttcattccACGTGACCATTCCATTAATTATGCGGCCTACACCGACTTCAAGGACCTGCTGAAAAAG CTGAAGGACGGATACAGAGAGCGGTGCAAAGTGACCTTCAGGAACATCAGAAATCACCCGTTTTTCAGAGGACTAAACTGGGAGGAGGTGGAGGCGAGAGAGACACGCCCCCCATTCTTTGTACGTCAAAAG GGCCTCAGACACATTACAAGGCAGAAGATACCCCTGGATGTCCTCCTAAACGATAAGAACATTCCAGACGAGAAGCAGAAGCTATACGATGGCTTTTCATTTGAGAGTGATCAATGGAGAGCCATACAGAAGCTGGACTGA